One stretch of Sphingomonas sp. HF-S4 DNA includes these proteins:
- the fliD gene encoding flagellar filament capping protein FliD has protein sequence MAIESIAKTLGTGSGVDVTALVNGLVEASFANKNAALTAKTEKLTAQISKVSELKSTISDFASALAALTAGGTLATQPTSSKTDIVTATRLAGADLTGLNASVEVRQLAQGQVASTDPFAGGDTTVVGTGTLTLTFGTATVSGTSMTAFTAGPAAPISITIDSEHNTLAGVAQAINAANAGVTASIMTDSSGARLVVKGATGASQAFQLKGSSQLTELDIGRNETGSDINSVAQDAIVALDGVQTRYTTNSIYGLVEGVRLDLVSAAVGTKVNIGARAPTTEIAQSVTNFVETFNEVYKMVKAATNPVDGPLRGDPAAKDLLRQLKGLTLATLVADAGADAPRSLADIGVATQRDGTLSVDTARLGKMMTSFPSEIEAIFAQGTGLTKALSDIASKATHRETGLGVSEANYTKAQDKAAEEKDDILAATEKMRTRMTQQFAAMDAKVAAYKSTQSFLEQQIKSWNGGN, from the coding sequence ATGGCCATCGAATCGATCGCAAAGACGCTGGGCACCGGTTCGGGGGTCGACGTCACCGCGCTGGTCAACGGGCTGGTCGAGGCGAGCTTCGCCAACAAGAATGCCGCGCTCACCGCCAAGACCGAGAAGCTCACTGCGCAGATCTCCAAGGTCAGCGAGCTCAAGAGCACGATCAGCGACTTCGCCTCGGCGCTCGCCGCGCTCACCGCGGGCGGCACGCTCGCTACCCAGCCGACCAGCTCGAAGACCGACATCGTCACCGCGACGCGGCTCGCCGGCGCCGATCTCACCGGGCTCAACGCTTCGGTCGAAGTGCGCCAGCTCGCGCAGGGCCAGGTCGCCAGCACCGATCCCTTCGCCGGCGGCGACACCACCGTGGTCGGCACCGGCACGCTTACCCTGACCTTCGGCACCGCCACCGTCTCGGGCACGTCGATGACGGCGTTCACCGCCGGCCCCGCCGCGCCGATCAGCATCACGATCGATTCGGAGCACAACACGCTCGCCGGCGTCGCCCAGGCGATCAACGCGGCCAATGCCGGCGTCACCGCCTCGATCATGACCGACAGCAGCGGCGCGCGACTGGTGGTCAAGGGCGCCACCGGCGCGTCGCAGGCATTCCAGCTCAAGGGGAGCAGCCAGCTCACCGAGCTCGATATCGGCCGCAACGAGACCGGATCGGACATCAACAGCGTCGCACAGGACGCGATCGTCGCGCTGGACGGCGTCCAGACCCGCTACACCACCAACAGCATCTACGGGCTTGTCGAGGGCGTCCGGCTCGATCTGGTCTCGGCTGCGGTCGGCACCAAGGTCAATATCGGCGCCAGGGCCCCGACCACCGAGATCGCCCAGTCGGTCACCAACTTCGTCGAGACCTTCAACGAGGTCTACAAGATGGTGAAGGCCGCGACCAACCCGGTCGACGGCCCGCTGCGCGGCGATCCCGCCGCCAAGGATCTGCTCCGCCAGTTGAAGGGGCTGACGCTCGCCACGCTGGTTGCCGACGCCGGCGCCGATGCGCCGCGCTCGCTCGCTGATATCGGCGTCGCGACCCAGCGCGACGGCACGCTCAGCGTCGATACCGCGCGGCTCGGCAAGATGATGACCAGCTTCCCCAGCGAGATCGAAGCGATCTTCGCGCAAGGGACCGGGCTCACCAAGGCGCTGTCCGACATCGCCAGCAAGGCGACGCATCGCGAGACCGGGCTCGGCGTCAGCGAAGCCAATTACACCAAGGCGCAGGACAAGGCCGCCGAGGAAAAGGACGACATCCTCGCCGCGACCGAGAAGATGCGCACCCGCATGACCCAGCAATTTGCCGCGATGGATGCCAAGGTGGCGGCGTACAAGTCGACCCAGAGCTTCCTCGAACAGCAGATCAAATCGTGGAACGGCGGCAATTGA
- the flhB gene encoding flagellar type III secretion system protein FlhB yields the protein MSESFGEKTEAPTAKRKRKAVEEGQLLKSKDFGTALVVLIGCVWMAFFGPALIGACREVMTASLSFGRGDVEHFEPWRPLASAGWKLAPSLAALFVLAVAGAILSQAGLGSIGWNNKMFAPKGSRINPASGLKRMFGPTGWIELGKSLLKVTLLGVMGYWMLRAITRQSLGQVAGDLNAAIGTLGSQFVTLMFVMAAGLLIIAGIDLPIQMIRHFRHLRMTKQEVKDEHKESEGSPELKAQQRQRQREILKGGYRKTVGTAHVVLTNPTHFAVALRYDQGKDQVPVVVAKGRGQTALAIRELAAEFEVPVLEYPQLARAVYYTSREGQEVRDDLYHAIAIVLAFVFGINASGRAQPPVTVPPGALFDENGQKIGAPA from the coding sequence ATGTCGGAGAGCTTCGGCGAAAAGACGGAAGCCCCAACCGCCAAGCGCAAGCGCAAGGCGGTAGAGGAAGGCCAGCTCCTCAAGTCGAAGGATTTCGGCACCGCGCTGGTGGTGCTGATCGGCTGCGTCTGGATGGCGTTCTTCGGCCCCGCGCTGATCGGCGCGTGCCGCGAAGTGATGACCGCGAGCCTCTCGTTCGGCCGCGGCGATGTCGAGCATTTCGAGCCGTGGCGTCCGCTGGCGTCGGCCGGATGGAAGCTCGCCCCGTCGCTGGCCGCCTTGTTCGTCCTCGCAGTCGCCGGCGCGATCCTCAGTCAGGCCGGGCTCGGCTCGATCGGCTGGAACAACAAGATGTTTGCGCCCAAGGGCTCGCGAATCAACCCGGCGTCGGGGCTCAAGCGGATGTTCGGCCCCACCGGCTGGATCGAGCTCGGCAAGTCGCTGCTCAAGGTCACGCTGCTCGGCGTGATGGGCTATTGGATGCTGCGTGCGATCACCCGCCAGTCGCTGGGCCAGGTCGCCGGGGACTTGAACGCCGCGATCGGCACGCTCGGCAGCCAGTTCGTCACCTTGATGTTCGTGATGGCCGCGGGGCTGCTGATCATCGCGGGGATCGACCTGCCGATCCAGATGATCCGTCATTTCCGCCATCTCCGCATGACCAAGCAGGAGGTCAAGGACGAGCACAAGGAAAGCGAAGGCTCGCCCGAGCTCAAGGCGCAGCAGCGGCAACGCCAGCGCGAGATCCTCAAGGGCGGCTATCGCAAGACGGTCGGCACCGCGCATGTCGTGCTCACCAACCCGACGCACTTCGCGGTCGCGCTGCGCTACGACCAGGGCAAGGACCAGGTGCCGGTGGTGGTCGCCAAGGGCCGCGGCCAGACCGCGCTGGCGATCCGCGAGCTCGCCGCGGAATTCGAAGTGCCCGTGCTCGAATACCCCCAGCTCGCCCGCGCGGTCTATTACACCAGCCGCGAGGGGCAGGAGGTTCGCGACGACCTCTATCATGCGATCGCGATCGTCCTCGCCTTCGTGTTCGGGATCAACGCGTCTGGCCGCGCCCAGCCGCCGGTCACCGTCCCGCCCGGCGCGCTGTTCGACGAGAACGGCCAGAAAATCGGCGCGCCCGCCTAA
- the fliR gene encoding flagellar biosynthetic protein FliR — MMGFGLSIEPQLWALLFAMVRIGAAFIAAPVFSAVAIPLPARIALTGAIGVLVLNTTNITPPAEIFSLTTMLAIAAEALIGLALGFVLQIAFAAPMVASEVIGMSMGLGFANAVDPNSGTATPALGQFLSLLLTLLFLAVDGHLVLVDLVVRSYEAMPPGAWLAPERLLGIALFGGYVFLAGLLLALPVGFLLLCLNVVVGMLSRAAPALNLFAVGLPASLAVGVVAILLALPAMSDYLLIIIREALDAAPRLVLG; from the coding sequence ATGATGGGCTTCGGCCTCTCGATCGAGCCGCAGCTCTGGGCGCTGCTATTCGCGATGGTGCGGATCGGCGCGGCGTTCATCGCCGCACCCGTGTTCAGCGCCGTCGCGATCCCGTTGCCCGCGCGCATCGCGCTCACCGGCGCGATCGGCGTGCTCGTGCTCAACACGACGAACATAACCCCGCCCGCCGAGATCTTCTCGCTCACCACGATGCTCGCCATCGCTGCCGAGGCGTTGATCGGCCTCGCGCTCGGCTTCGTCCTCCAGATCGCCTTTGCAGCACCCATGGTTGCCAGCGAAGTCATCGGCATGTCGATGGGCCTGGGTTTCGCCAACGCGGTCGACCCCAATAGCGGCACCGCCACTCCCGCGCTCGGCCAGTTCCTGTCGCTGCTGCTGACCCTGCTGTTCCTCGCGGTCGACGGCCACCTCGTCCTCGTCGATCTGGTGGTACGCAGCTATGAGGCGATGCCGCCCGGCGCCTGGCTCGCGCCCGAGCGGCTGCTCGGCATCGCGCTGTTCGGCGGCTATGTCTTCCTCGCCGGACTGCTGCTCGCGCTGCCGGTCGGCTTCCTGTTGCTTTGCCTCAACGTCGTCGTCGGGATGCTCAGCCGCGCCGCGCCCGCGCTCAACCTGTTCGCCGTCGGCCTGCCCGCCAGCCTCGCGGTCGGCGTCGTTGCGATCCTGCTCGCGCTTCCCGCGATGAGCGACTACCTCCTTATCATCATCCGCGAGGCGCTCGACGCCGCGCCGCGCCTGGTGCTCGGCTGA
- the fliQ gene encoding flagellar biosynthesis protein FliQ, with translation MDADYFLTIAREAMWVVALAAAPILIPALLAGLILGMVQAATSIQEQTLSFVPKLIVVAVSLVIFGGMILGLLGDFTVSIFERIPDLVK, from the coding sequence ATGGACGCCGATTATTTCCTGACGATCGCGCGCGAGGCGATGTGGGTGGTCGCGCTCGCCGCGGCGCCGATCCTGATCCCGGCTTTGCTCGCCGGCCTGATCCTCGGCATGGTCCAGGCGGCGACGTCGATCCAGGAACAGACGCTGAGCTTCGTCCCCAAGCTGATCGTCGTGGCGGTGAGCCTGGTGATCTTCGGCGGCATGATCCTCGGGCTGCTCGGCGACTTCACCGTGAGCATCTTCGAGCGCATTCCGGATCTGGTGAAATAA
- the fliP gene encoding flagellar type III secretion system pore protein FliP (The bacterial flagellar biogenesis protein FliP forms a type III secretion system (T3SS)-type pore required for flagellar assembly.) — protein sequence MFANLTAPRAIGGRAVLFVGLLAFFVLFAAPAFAQAVPAPAPVPGVGDAVDRALGDLGGGDAPLSLSLQVLIIMGLLTVLPGILLMMTSFTRIIIVLSVLRQALGLQQTPPNQVLIGLSLFLSFFVMAPVINQANTTAIQPYAAGQISATQMIEGTGKALHGFMIKQTRNRDVKMFADMAKVGPFASPADVPFSVLLPAYVTSELKTAFQIGFLIFLPFIVIDLVVATVLMSLGMMMMSPTIISLPFKLLLFVLVDGWALTMGSLAASFAT from the coding sequence ATGTTCGCCAATCTCACTGCACCTCGGGCGATCGGCGGCCGCGCCGTGCTGTTCGTCGGGCTGCTTGCCTTTTTCGTGCTCTTCGCCGCGCCGGCATTCGCCCAGGCGGTGCCCGCGCCGGCACCCGTTCCCGGCGTGGGCGACGCAGTCGATCGCGCGCTCGGTGACCTCGGCGGTGGCGATGCACCACTCAGCCTGTCGCTCCAGGTCCTCATCATCATGGGCCTGCTCACGGTGCTGCCGGGCATCCTGCTGATGATGACCAGCTTCACGCGGATCATCATCGTGCTGTCGGTGCTCCGCCAGGCGCTCGGGCTCCAGCAGACCCCGCCCAACCAGGTGCTGATCGGCCTGTCGCTGTTCCTCAGCTTCTTCGTGATGGCGCCGGTTATCAACCAGGCCAACACCACCGCGATCCAGCCGTACGCCGCCGGCCAGATCAGCGCGACCCAGATGATCGAGGGTACGGGCAAGGCACTCCACGGCTTCATGATCAAGCAGACGCGCAACCGCGACGTGAAGATGTTCGCCGACATGGCCAAGGTCGGGCCGTTCGCCAGCCCCGCCGACGTGCCCTTCTCGGTGCTGCTCCCGGCCTATGTGACGAGCGAACTCAAGACCGCGTTCCAGATCGGCTTCCTGATCTTCCTGCCCTTCATCGTCATCGATCTCGTCGTCGCCACCGTGCTGATGAGTCTCGGCATGATGATGATGTCGCCGACGATCATCTCGCTGCCGTTCAAGCTCCTCCTGTTCGTGCTGGTCGACGGCTGGGCGCTGACGATGGGCAGCCTCGCTGCGAGCTTCGCGACCTAG
- a CDS encoding flagellar biosynthetic protein FliO: MMWSYILKLVILLPLVCGLLIGCLYAWRKLEARLPKNQGTRMVQVKETMMLAPGLRLAVVEFEGQKLLVSVSRSGVTLVDKAAG; this comes from the coding sequence ATGATGTGGTCCTACATCCTCAAGCTGGTGATCCTGCTCCCGCTCGTCTGCGGGCTGCTGATCGGCTGCTTGTACGCATGGCGCAAGCTCGAGGCGCGGTTGCCCAAGAACCAGGGCACCCGGATGGTCCAGGTCAAGGAAACGATGATGCTGGCGCCCGGCCTCCGTCTCGCCGTGGTCGAGTTCGAGGGGCAGAAATTGCTCGTCTCGGTCAGCCGCAGCGGCGTCACGCTGGTCGACAAGGCCGCAGGCTGA
- the fliN gene encoding flagellar motor switch protein FliN: MNDMAGGFPVDTAVAANFRLLQDVDVKLTVEIGSTSLSLRELLALGEESVIELDRDANELLDIFVNGTLIGRGEVVTVGEKFGVRMTELVSPEKRTARA, encoded by the coding sequence ATGAACGACATGGCCGGGGGTTTCCCCGTCGATACCGCGGTAGCCGCCAATTTCCGGCTGCTCCAGGATGTCGACGTCAAGCTCACCGTCGAGATCGGCTCGACTTCGCTGTCGCTGCGCGAGCTACTCGCGCTCGGCGAGGAAAGCGTTATCGAGCTCGACCGCGACGCCAACGAACTGCTCGACATCTTCGTCAACGGCACGCTGATCGGCCGCGGCGAAGTCGTTACCGTCGGCGAGAAGTTCGGCGTCCGCATGACCGAGCTGGTCAGCCCGGAGAAGCGGACCGCGCGCGCATGA
- a CDS encoding FliM/FliN family flagellar motor switch protein encodes MTERRERPRTGAEHAPVLGSASLNPFGDLVTLQHLCARLAKALKPVFDGVARADLRSWAEPLSVQRWSDYRAERGHGLTGWQPLAMGAARARVQLAFDAKHLFELLDAFFGGDGDAPDPLPVEFTPAAEALALRLAGLVAAPLEAAWEPLTKVGFRAVEAGTLGALPEFAADEPVIVTRFGLALGDRKPAFVDILYPVAALKPHGAALTVKVHGVPAEVEPQWRSGLTRAVMGVRFPIRSVLAEPVVSLGRLLELREGDVIPIDFGPEVPVMVASRRLGTGLVGTANGRAAVRLTQLEELCEEDFR; translated from the coding sequence ATGACCGAACGGCGGGAACGCCCCCGGACCGGCGCGGAACACGCGCCGGTGCTAGGCAGCGCGAGTCTCAATCCGTTCGGCGACCTCGTCACGCTGCAGCACCTTTGCGCGCGGCTGGCCAAGGCGTTGAAGCCGGTGTTCGATGGGGTCGCCCGCGCCGATCTGCGCAGCTGGGCAGAGCCGCTGTCGGTCCAGCGCTGGTCGGACTATCGTGCCGAGCGTGGCCACGGACTCACCGGCTGGCAGCCGCTGGCAATGGGGGCCGCGCGGGCGCGTGTGCAGCTTGCCTTCGACGCGAAGCACCTGTTCGAATTGCTCGACGCGTTCTTCGGCGGCGACGGCGACGCGCCCGATCCGCTGCCTGTCGAGTTCACGCCGGCCGCCGAAGCGCTCGCGCTGCGCCTTGCCGGGCTGGTCGCCGCGCCGCTCGAGGCCGCTTGGGAGCCACTGACCAAAGTCGGTTTCCGCGCGGTCGAGGCCGGCACGCTCGGCGCGCTTCCCGAATTCGCTGCTGACGAGCCGGTGATCGTCACCCGCTTCGGCCTCGCGCTCGGCGACCGCAAGCCGGCGTTCGTCGACATCCTCTATCCCGTCGCCGCGCTCAAGCCGCACGGCGCCGCGCTGACGGTCAAGGTCCACGGCGTCCCTGCCGAGGTCGAGCCTCAGTGGCGCAGCGGCCTGACCCGCGCCGTGATGGGCGTGCGTTTCCCGATCCGCTCGGTGCTTGCGGAGCCGGTGGTCTCGCTCGGGCGCCTGCTCGAACTGCGCGAGGGCGATGTGATCCCGATCGATTTCGGCCCCGAGGTTCCTGTGATGGTGGCGTCGCGCCGCCTGGGCACCGGTCTCGTCGGCACCGCCAACGGCCGCGCGGCCGTCCGGCTCACCCAGCTTGAAGAGCTTTGCGAAGAGGATTTCCGATGA
- a CDS encoding flagellar basal body-associated FliL family protein: MSDKTDTPAAPPKKGKSKLLILLGLPIVLLGTGGGAAVYGMQAGWFSVKPEEAESNEPRLLPKSEEKRAAAKAEGGEGHGAEGGGEGSHGKPTPKGEGGDKYASSYYPLEKEFTSNLQDSVHFIQVGIAVSTPYDGRVLENIKTHEIAIRSQVLMALGETSEDEVFTAEGKRHIQERLAKAINGVLKEKEGFGGVSNVYFTNFIVQ, encoded by the coding sequence ATGTCCGACAAGACCGATACCCCCGCCGCACCGCCCAAGAAGGGCAAGAGCAAATTGCTGATCCTGCTCGGGCTGCCGATCGTGCTGCTCGGCACCGGCGGCGGTGCCGCGGTGTACGGCATGCAGGCCGGCTGGTTCAGCGTGAAGCCGGAGGAAGCCGAATCGAACGAACCCAGGCTGCTCCCCAAGAGCGAGGAGAAGCGCGCTGCGGCCAAGGCGGAAGGCGGCGAGGGGCATGGTGCGGAAGGCGGCGGCGAGGGCAGCCATGGCAAGCCTACGCCCAAGGGCGAGGGCGGCGACAAATATGCCTCGAGCTATTACCCGCTCGAAAAGGAATTCACTTCGAATCTCCAGGACAGCGTTCACTTCATCCAGGTCGGCATCGCCGTCTCGACGCCCTATGACGGGCGCGTCCTCGAGAACATCAAGACCCACGAGATCGCGATCCGATCGCAGGTGCTGATGGCGCTCGGCGAGACCAGCGAGGACGAGGTGTTCACCGCCGAGGGCAAGCGCCACATCCAGGAGCGCCTCGCCAAGGCGATCAACGGCGTGCTCAAGGAAAAAGAAGGTTTCGGGGGCGTAAGTAACGTCTACTTTACCAATTTCATTGTTCAGTGA
- a CDS encoding flagellar hook-length control protein FliK → MIQLSSLLPAIPHGPVRPAALDPAGASSFALAMTALAAPRVALPPPLDGDADPLLPARQPLAEGGKDLPEDLGEGDAETDSPADDPDLAEDTAFAWFAMPLPAETAPPTPAKPSMPVEGATAEPMAIATPPAVPVPAMATPLVPMPGDPEQPIAGAEPAVTAAALVPPALPEATAATALGIEGAPIDVASLETVPVPAATVGGAVQEAPRVRVAAPRATVPPAEDAPAAPHIEAPIREAPAPLPPSAPRPAQFQPATAPVAPPTVTPQLAAAIEAAALGAPAVSAPSRRAPAIEAAVIALAPSADSVRPHAVAAAADVEQSMIDMRRQEWMGQMVEQIEALRDAAPLRETRLSLAPEALGKVDISIRQEGEHVHVHFATETQAARQLIADAQPRLGELAEARGIKLGQTSFESGTAGQGGRDGREAFAQPQSTKPRPAPSESAVGTPDDDRIA, encoded by the coding sequence TTGATCCAGCTTTCGTCTCTTCTGCCCGCGATCCCGCACGGGCCGGTCCGCCCGGCCGCGCTCGATCCCGCCGGCGCCAGCAGCTTCGCGCTCGCGATGACCGCACTGGCGGCGCCGCGCGTCGCGCTGCCGCCGCCGCTCGATGGCGATGCCGATCCGCTGCTACCCGCCCGGCAGCCGCTTGCCGAGGGCGGCAAGGATTTGCCGGAGGACCTGGGTGAGGGCGACGCCGAAACCGATTCGCCTGCCGATGACCCGGACCTCGCCGAAGATACGGCGTTTGCCTGGTTCGCAATGCCGTTGCCGGCGGAGACCGCGCCGCCGACCCCGGCCAAACCGTCGATGCCGGTCGAGGGCGCCACAGCAGAGCCGATGGCGATCGCCACTCCACCCGCGGTGCCGGTCCCTGCCATGGCGACACCCTTGGTGCCGATGCCGGGCGACCCCGAGCAGCCCATCGCTGGCGCTGAGCCGGCCGTGACGGCAGCCGCGCTCGTCCCCCCGGCACTGCCCGAAGCCACGGCCGCGACTGCGCTTGGTATCGAAGGCGCGCCGATCGATGTGGCTTCGCTCGAAACCGTCCCCGTCCCAGCCGCCACAGTCGGCGGCGCCGTCCAGGAAGCGCCGCGTGTGCGCGTCGCCGCGCCACGGGCGACAGTGCCGCCTGCCGAAGACGCTCCCGCGGCGCCGCATATCGAGGCGCCGATTCGCGAGGCTCCGGCGCCGCTGCCACCCTCGGCGCCACGGCCTGCCCAATTCCAGCCGGCAACCGCGCCGGTCGCGCCGCCGACCGTGACGCCCCAGCTTGCAGCGGCGATCGAGGCGGCGGCATTGGGCGCGCCTGCGGTCTCCGCCCCGTCGCGCCGCGCGCCGGCGATCGAGGCTGCGGTGATCGCGCTCGCGCCTTCCGCCGATTCGGTGCGTCCGCATGCCGTCGCGGCCGCCGCCGATGTCGAGCAGAGCATGATCGACATGCGGCGCCAGGAATGGATGGGCCAGATGGTCGAGCAGATCGAAGCGCTGCGCGACGCCGCGCCGCTGCGCGAGACGCGGCTCAGCCTCGCGCCCGAGGCGCTGGGCAAGGTCGACATATCGATCCGCCAGGAGGGCGAGCACGTCCATGTCCATTTTGCCACCGAGACCCAGGCGGCACGCCAGCTCATCGCCGACGCCCAGCCGCGGCTGGGCGAGCTCGCCGAAGCGCGGGGGATCAAGCTCGGCCAGACCAGCTTCGAGAGCGGCACCGCCGGGCAGGGGGGCCGCGACGGCCGCGAGGCGTTCGCCCAGCCGCAATCGACGAAGCCGCGCCCCGCACCGTCCGAATCCGCCGTCGGCACGCCCGACGATGACCGCATTGCCTGA
- a CDS encoding FliI/YscN family ATPase, protein MLNPNFAEQYLDGLGCGDFAPHAKVSGRLSSYDGLLMEAIGLSLPVGTVCAIGDGASRVEAEVIGFRAGRTLMMNLGGPAALLPNAPVRPIGPPGEAEVGAALLGRVVDGAGKPIDGLGAIRGAGKWPLAGKLQSPLDRGRVLEPLDVGVRAINGLLTIGQGQRVGIMAGSGVGKSVLLGMIVRAAQADVVVVGLIGERSREVADFLETKVFGDARARSVVVAVPANHSPVLRIRGALRATAIAEAFRAEGKKVLLIMDSLTRVAHAGREIGLALGEPASARGYPPSAIAMLPSLIERAGTCVASGGSITAIYTVLADGDDGNDPVVDSARSILDGHIVLSRALAERGVYPAIDLGPSVSRVMTDIAEKPHLHAARVLRRHHATYEENRDLVLMGAYRPGADPEIDAAIACHPAVMEYIRQGSDEVVTLPDAVAELTGVFGDA, encoded by the coding sequence ATGCTGAACCCCAACTTCGCCGAGCAGTATCTCGACGGGCTGGGCTGCGGCGATTTCGCCCCGCATGCCAAGGTCTCGGGCCGGCTGTCTTCCTATGACGGGTTGCTGATGGAGGCTATCGGCCTGTCGCTGCCCGTCGGCACCGTCTGCGCGATCGGCGATGGCGCCAGCCGAGTCGAGGCCGAAGTGATCGGCTTCCGCGCCGGCCGCACGCTGATGATGAACCTCGGCGGCCCCGCGGCGCTGCTTCCCAACGCCCCGGTCCGGCCGATCGGCCCCCCGGGTGAAGCCGAAGTCGGCGCTGCGCTGCTCGGCCGCGTCGTCGATGGCGCGGGCAAGCCGATCGACGGGCTCGGCGCGATCCGTGGCGCGGGCAAATGGCCGCTTGCAGGCAAGCTCCAGTCGCCGCTGGACCGTGGAAGGGTTCTCGAGCCGCTCGATGTCGGCGTGCGCGCGATCAACGGGCTGCTCACCATCGGCCAGGGCCAGCGCGTCGGCATCATGGCGGGCTCGGGCGTCGGCAAGTCGGTGCTGCTCGGGATGATCGTGCGCGCCGCCCAGGCCGACGTCGTCGTGGTCGGGCTGATCGGCGAGCGTAGCCGCGAAGTCGCCGACTTCCTCGAGACCAAGGTTTTCGGGGATGCCCGCGCGCGCTCGGTGGTCGTCGCGGTCCCCGCCAATCATTCGCCGGTGCTCCGCATCCGCGGCGCGCTTCGCGCGACCGCCATTGCCGAAGCCTTCCGCGCCGAGGGCAAGAAGGTCCTTCTGATCATGGATTCGCTGACCCGCGTCGCGCATGCCGGGCGAGAGATCGGCCTCGCGCTTGGCGAACCGGCCAGCGCGCGGGGGTATCCGCCCTCGGCGATCGCGATGCTGCCCAGCCTGATCGAGCGCGCGGGCACTTGCGTCGCCTCGGGTGGGTCGATCACTGCGATCTACACCGTACTCGCCGATGGCGATGATGGCAACGATCCGGTCGTGGACAGCGCCCGCTCGATCCTCGACGGCCATATCGTGCTCAGCCGCGCGCTCGCCGAACGCGGCGTCTACCCTGCGATCGATCTCGGCCCCTCGGTCAGCCGCGTGATGACCGACATCGCCGAGAAACCCCATCTCCACGCCGCGCGCGTGCTGCGTCGCCACCACGCGACCTATGAGGAGAATCGCGATCTCGTGCTGATGGGCGCCTATCGCCCCGGCGCCGATCCCGAGATCGACGCGGCGATCGCCTGTCATCCCGCCGTAATGGAATATATCCGCCAGGGCTCCGACGAAGTCGTGACCTTGCCCGACGCCGTCGCCGAGCTGACCGGGGTGTTCGGCGATGCGTAG
- a CDS encoding FliH/SctL family protein, producing the protein MTMSEFAPGFAGRIQAAAHVLHRAFGEDHAFAAADVGSIGRRGFADPAPAAPRHFSPADPGVNPTEGWDPFATEVPAATHDFIDPVAAAREAGYAEGHAAALAEIHEAKAREAALLDQVSTALATGAHFDRERMAGHLRQTVLHLVQRMIGEAGVAPDVLAGRVHAAVELLSDHAESALLRLHPDDVPLVQGRLPTTVFPVGDPHVARGSFVIESASTIVEDGPDIWLEQLAQAIDRVPIPPLC; encoded by the coding sequence ATGACTATGTCTGAATTCGCCCCAGGCTTTGCCGGGCGCATCCAGGCCGCGGCGCATGTGCTGCACCGCGCGTTCGGTGAGGATCACGCCTTCGCCGCCGCCGATGTCGGCAGCATCGGCCGCCGCGGCTTCGCCGATCCGGCGCCGGCCGCGCCGCGTCATTTCTCTCCCGCCGATCCGGGCGTCAACCCGACCGAAGGCTGGGATCCCTTCGCCACCGAGGTGCCGGCGGCGACGCACGATTTCATCGATCCGGTCGCTGCCGCGCGCGAGGCCGGCTATGCCGAGGGCCACGCCGCCGCGCTCGCCGAAATCCACGAGGCGAAGGCGCGCGAGGCTGCGCTGCTCGACCAGGTCTCGACCGCGCTCGCCACCGGCGCGCATTTCGATCGCGAGCGCATGGCGGGACACCTGCGCCAGACCGTGCTCCATCTCGTCCAGCGGATGATCGGCGAGGCCGGCGTCGCGCCCGATGTGCTGGCCGGGCGCGTCCATGCCGCGGTCGAGCTGCTCAGCGATCATGCCGAATCGGCGCTGTTGCGGCTGCATCCCGACGATGTGCCGCTGGTCCAGGGCCGGCTTCCCACGACGGTGTTCCCCGTCGGCGATCCGCATGTCGCGCGCGGCAGCTTCGTCATCGAAAGCGCCTCGACGATCGTCGAGGACGGTCCCGACATCTGGCTCGAGCAACTGGCCCAGGCCATCGATCGCGTGCCGATCCCGCCTCTATGCTGA